The following nucleotide sequence is from bacterium.
ATCTCGGCAGGTGGCCCAATGTACCTGTTATCCAGGATATTGCAAAAAGATGTGGCGCTACTGACAAAGAAAAATTCAAAAGCGAACTTACGGACGAGAATCCCAAAGCATGCGTGCTCTGCGGCAGATGTGTGCGCGGCTGTTCTGAGTTTGTGCAGGAGAAAATCCTTGATTTTGCAGGCAGAGGCATAAAACGACATCTGACAATGCCGTATGGCGAGGTTGACCCCCATTGTATAGGATGTACGACTTGTGCTTATGTATGCCCCACAGGAGCAATAGAAATTATTGACGATATGAATCACCCTGCAGATCATAAGCTTGTACGTGATTACGGTATGAAGATCAATGCAGAGATGGCTACTCTTGATAAGCAGGAGAACAGAATGCGGGAAGTCGGTACTGCAAATATCGTAGATGTTATGAACGCCTATGACCTGTTGCCTGTTTTAAACTATCAGTACGGATCACATAAAGAAGCGTGGAAAATAGAATCCCACACTTTAAAAGAGAAATATTTTACCCAGAACATGCCTGACGGCTGCTGGAAAGGCTGCTCAATGGCGTGTGCAAAAACTACAGAAGGTTTCCTCCTGAAAACAGGGCCTTACAAGGGGCAGAGGGTTCTTGTTGACGGACCTGAATATGAGACAGCTGCGGCAGCTGCAAATATGGGTTGCTTTGATTCTGATTTTCTCATGGAATATAATTTTTATTGCGATACGTACGGCCTTGATACTATTTCTGTCGGAACATGTATGGCTTTTGTTATGGAGTGCTACGAGAATGGTATTATTGATAAAGAGGTTACAGGCGGCAAGGAACTAAAATTCGGAGCAACGGATGAGGTGCTCCAATGCCTGCATGAAATGGCAGATGGTACAGGATTCGGAGTTGAAGTGGGCATGGGAATCAGGTATCTTAAAGAAAAATGGATAAGCGAAGGCAGGGGTGATGCAGATTTTATCTGGAATATAGGTATGGAAGTCAAAGGCCTTGAATATTCCGAATATGTTTGTAAAGAATCTATTGCACAGCAGGTTGGATACAGTATGGCTGTAAAGGGGCCTCAGCATGATGAAGCGTGGCTTATATTTATGGATATGGTTAATAATCAGATTCCAACATTTGAAGACAAGGCAGAAGCCCTCTATTACTATCCTCTCTGGAGAACATGGTTTGGCCTGCACGGCCTGTGTAAGCTTATCTGGAATGATATTGTTCCTGCTGATAACAGCTCTTACAAGCCCCAGGTTGCTGCAAAGGTGCCTGGCCATGTGGAAGATTTCTTCAAGTTCTATGAAGGAGTTCTCGGAAAAAAGATAGATGAACATAAGATGCTGAATGAATCAGCAAGGGTTCATAACCTGCAGAGAGTAATGTGCCGTATGCTCGGCTTCGGAACACGCAAAGATGATATTCCGCCCTACAGAGCCGTAGGCCCTGTCACAGTTAAGGAGTATGAATCGCGTCAGGAGCGGTATGATACGCAGATGAAAGAACTTATCGGAGTTGATCCTGAAGGCAAGAGTACGGAAGAGAAAGTAAAAATCATGCGTGAATTCCGCATGAAGCAGTACAACAAAGCTGTGGATGCAACTTATGACAGACGCGGCTGGACAAGGAACGGTGTTCCGAAGATCAGCAGGTTAAAAGACCTTGGTATAGATCTGCCTGAGATTGTAGAGATTGTAAAGGATGATCAGGAAGATTAATTAGTAGTGTTTTCATTCTGCTTCCCGGGTTAAACCTGGGAAGCAGAATAACTGTTTGAAGATTTTTGTAAATATTTCAGTAAACGAGATTTAAAAGAAATAGCAACAGCAGAAATAAATCGCTATATTTTAAGATTAATTGAATTAAAAAATATCTCTATTAGTAAGCAAAGCCAAAGAATCAATGCGGTTAAGTTTTATTACAAAGAAGTATCTGGCAGGGAAAAGCGGTATTCCGAGTTACACAGACCTGAAAAATAACACAAACTACCCGGAATTTTAAGTAAGAATGAAGTTAAAAGAATTTTTAGTGTAACAAATAATCTTAAATATAAATATATTTTAATGTTTGTGTGCTCAGTATCAGGTATAGCGGATATTTTAAAAAAGCTGCATAAAAAGCAGGATAAAAAAAAGAATGCAATTATAGGTGGGGGCAATTATAGAAAGATTGAAAGAATGGATAGAATAACAGCAGAAAAAGAATTAAGAAGAATATTTGGATTTGAAAAGTTTTATGATGAACAGTGGAAAACCATTGAAAAGCTTTTTGCAGGCGAACGAGTGTTACTAATTGAAAAAACAGGCTTTGGTAAATCTTTATGTTATCAATTCCCAGCCACTCAATTTGATGGCATAACGGTAATATTTTCACCATTGATTGCCTTAATGAGGGACCAAGTTAAAGTATTGAATGAAAAAGGAATAAGTGCAAAATGTATTAACTCCGAAGAATCAAAAAAAGAAAATAAACAAGTAATACAAGACGCACTGCAAGGCAAAATAAAAATTCTATACATAGCTCCCGAAAGACAGGAAAATCTATACTGGATTGAAGCAGCAAGGAAAATGAATTTGTCAATGGTAGTGATTGACGAAGCGCATACAATTTCAGTTTGGGGCCATGATTTCAGGCCTGCATTCAGAAGAATTATCAATTTAGTTAAGTTACTCCCACAAAACTTTCCTGTTTTAGCGACAACCGCAACGGCAACGAAAAGAGTTCAAAAAGATATTGAACAACAAATATCAGGTAACATTACAACTATCCGAGGAAGTTTATTAAGAGAAAATTTTGAATTATATGTTATTAAAGTAAAATCAGAAGATGAAAAACTTTTATGGTTAGCTGAAAATTTGCAAAAATTAGATGGAACAGGAATTAT
It contains:
- a CDS encoding (2Fe-2S)-binding protein codes for the protein MAVEKIKLNINGKVVEAAKDTYLLKVLQDQGLQIPTLCYHKDLTPGGVCRLCSVEVEKNGKRKLVTSCNYPVREDITVYTESENVKQHRKVLAEMYLGRWPNVPVIQDIAKRCGATDKEKFKSELTDENPKACVLCGRCVRGCSEFVQEKILDFAGRGIKRHLTMPYGEVDPHCIGCTTCAYVCPTGAIEIIDDMNHPADHKLVRDYGMKINAEMATLDKQENRMREVGTANIVDVMNAYDLLPVLNYQYGSHKEAWKIESHTLKEKYFTQNMPDGCWKGCSMACAKTTEGFLLKTGPYKGQRVLVDGPEYETAAAAANMGCFDSDFLMEYNFYCDTYGLDTISVGTCMAFVMECYENGIIDKEVTGGKELKFGATDEVLQCLHEMADGTGFGVEVGMGIRYLKEKWISEGRGDADFIWNIGMEVKGLEYSEYVCKESIAQQVGYSMAVKGPQHDEAWLIFMDMVNNQIPTFEDKAEALYYYPLWRTWFGLHGLCKLIWNDIVPADNSSYKPQVAAKVPGHVEDFFKFYEGVLGKKIDEHKMLNESARVHNLQRVMCRMLGFGTRKDDIPPYRAVGPVTVKEYESRQERYDTQMKELIGVDPEGKSTEEKVKIMREFRMKQYNKAVDATYDRRGWTRNGVPKISRLKDLGIDLPEIVEIVKDDQED